One Agelaius phoeniceus isolate bAgePho1 chromosome 8, bAgePho1.hap1, whole genome shotgun sequence genomic region harbors:
- the LOC143694704 gene encoding LOW QUALITY PROTEIN: uncharacterized protein LOC143694704 (The sequence of the model RefSeq protein was modified relative to this genomic sequence to represent the inferred CDS: inserted 1 base in 1 codon; deleted 2 bases in 1 codon), which yields MLLEVEDIPVLGGGGGAWRRELSEEGLEGLTGGSPAFPQHQPSSHPTTCQGLVLEGTSCPDCAVLAKGSWSFWEPLAASLQLIPSARWCPASTLCDQAEQPSPGLFGICAFILLFKSLRCLLQSISLQKRAQSLEITLSLLLLTAATSRRFNPSHSSLLAFLAGGRSLAGGRSPPAAXLAPHPSSMGTSPRRVSPPEARQRSQDPFLEWPAALSRCRSGGKDSPRIPPVAPSRSAWGCEGLRGGHGARGCHGDAPAPRPRGRLLQGHHGDGMGRDGTGCSGGVQEGSGPSAPPGRRGGRRTSATCGPGAGAEQGLALPAGTSAHAGGIACIYPAGQVR from the exons atgtTGCTGGAGGTGGaggacatccctgtcctgggaggaggtggaggtgcTTGGAGGAGGGAGCTGTCTGAGGAGGGGTTGGAGGGGCTcacaggaggcagcccagctttcccccagcaccagcccagctcACACCCAACAACATGCCaggggctggtgctggagggAACCTCCTGCCCAgactgtgctgtgctggccaAAGGCTCGTGGTCCTTTTGGGAGCCTTTGGCTGCCTCTCTCCAGCTGATCCCCAGTGCAAGGTGGTGTCCTGCCAGCACATTGTGTGACCAG gctgagcagcccagccctgggttGTTTGGGATCTGTGCTTTTATTCTGCTCTTTAAATCTCTCCGTTGCCTCCTGCAATCAATCTCCCTGCAGAAGAGAGCCCAGAGCCTTGAAATCACTCTAAGCCTgttgctgctcacagcagccactTCCCGGAGGTTTAAtcccagccacagctccctgctggcaTTCCTGGCTGGTGGCAGGAGCCTGGCTGGTGGCAGgagccctcctgctg ctttggcACCTCACCCCAGCTCCATGGGGACATCTCCCAGGCGTGTGTCACCTCCAGAGGCCAGGCAGAGGAGCCAGGATCCCTTTCTGGAATGGCCTGCAG CCCTCTCCCGATGCCGCTCCGGGGGTAAGGACAGCCCTCGCATCCCGCCCGTGGCCCCGTCCCgctcagcctggggctgtgaggggctgcggggcggccaTGGGGCCCGGGGGTGCCACGGGGATGCTCCTGCACCGCGGCCACGGGGGAGGCTCCTCCAGGGCCACCACGGGGAcgggatgggacgggatgggacgGGATGCTCCGGCGGGGTGCAGGAGGGCAGCGGCCCCTCGGCGCCACCGGGCCGGCGAGGCGGGCGCAGGACGAGTGCCACGTGTggccccggggccggggcggagcaggggctggctctgcccgCTGGCACCTCG GCGCACGCCGGTGGCATTGCGTGCATTTACCCCGCAGGGCAGGTGCGGTGA
- the KIAA1614 gene encoding uncharacterized protein KIAA1614 homolog, producing MEGSPPAEARRLPRPPKQHAQGGRGPAPPERPELRGPHAVLEGKVKALKEKRGGRPGTPAAAPERPSPKKPRPRRGKAEVEPRVQLRTYLTDGLLDGGQPEPGSAPAARGGTPGLWRVPAARGDVPGGAELPPDKGSRSWHCASLHERPALDEAARSPLRDRGRPSVPAAQSWERLSLAERVERNRRLLHEVLGLAPPEMPASDGDWDSGVSLQDAEGCRASVAGQELELSPRHEQAKQLLQRARMKARTNPLRASHDILLLPSAVPQPREPGGRPSVAPRDGGSLSDSSSGESSCGRPRRPRGPSPSRVRFEDESARDAEVRYLERLQLRQRRALGSAIASPEPAGSRQPGDGAGQPKARGGDLVAGGKCSACGSFLGAAAGRGTDAQAAPDLAKSSPAAHRSVPGDGRGPGAAQTEPKIRPLGPGGSPLWILPSRQRIHTEKIKETYIGDVTYIDEVDSALESTDTSDGCRTDSEEAGPRSPHLRGHRDPRTRGHRTPRAAPQPEPRARKGTCAASGGPEDGDSGPGTVCPPPPGRTSSREDGEPHRHLGRSSKGAGNTARSPLQPSEPLEPSSQLRTSTPIPGTHVPAPPPTKKACAQVPCRKALFSSSSRQAPSQGARGPEPDAGSAAPPQPGGTAGPAERRSPCSPRWLPGSPLRALSTNNCNNTHGQDAPGAGRGTLSHPAGSPVTAVPPEDADPAGEGAGMSGAQPQRHPAGSAAYGEPGRPVSRKGSSASVSGLKKLLCSLSQSTKQRLGRFRCYSMEQLPAPSGSPQGSPGVKKSPSLQSLQLVSPFCQPQKAASVQSLHPQLGKTPRASAYLLPQTTADRKGGSGPQRSLSVEDIGAPGQLRAVGRVVQVFPDGTSQLELQRPPHGAFGFSVTSGHGRPDTGVYVQEMADAGTAKLYAGLLAVGDEILQVNGAAVSGLGLAGLRQLLLRADSLSLRVLRHRPAPR from the exons ATGGAGGGGAGCCCTCCCGCTGAGGCACGGCGCCTGCCGCGGCCCCCCAAGCAGCACGCCCAGGGCggccgcggcccggccccgccggagCGCCCCGAGCTCCGCGGCCCGCACGCCGTGCTGGAGGGCAAGGTGAAGGCGCTGAAGGAGAAGCGGGGCGGGCGGCCCGGGACCCCCGCGGctgcccccgagcgcccctcgcCCAAGAAgccgcggccccggcgggggAAGGCGGAGGTGGAGCCGCGGGTTCAGCTCCGGACCTACCTGACGGACGGGCTGCTGGACGGGGGGCAACCCGAGCCTGGCAGCGCCCCCGCAGCCCGCGGCGGCACCCCGGGGCTCTGGAGGGTGCCGGCAGCCAGGGGAGATGTGCCCGGCGGCGCCGAGCTGCCCCCGGACAAGGGCAGCAGGTCCTGGCACTGCGCCTCCCTCCATGAGAGACCCGCCCTGGATGAAGCGGCCCGGAGCCCGCTGAGGGACCGGGGGCGTCCCTCCGTGCCCGCggcccagagctgggagaggctcTCGCTGGCTGAGCGTGTGGAGAGGAACCGGCGGCTGCTGCACGAGGTGCTGGGCCTCGCCCCTCCCG AGATGCCAGCGAGCGATGGGGACTGGGACTCAGGGGTTTCACTGCAGGATGCTGAGGGCTGCAG GGCCTCGGTGGccgggcaggagctggagctgagcccgCGGCACGAGCAggccaagcagctgctgcagcgcGCCCGCATGAAGGCCCGCACGAACCCGCTGCGCGCCAGCCACGAcatcctcctgctccccagcgCCGTCCCGCAGCCCAG ggagccGGGCGGGAGGCCGAGCGTCGCCCCGCGGGACGGCGGGAGCCTGAGCGATTCGTCCAGCGGGGAGTCGAGCTgcgggcggccgcggcggccgcggggaCCGTCCCCGTCCCGCGTCCGCTTCGAGGACGAGTCGGCGCGGGACGCCGAGGTGCGGTACctggagcggctgcagctgcggcagcggcgggcgctgggcTCGGCCATCGCCTCGCCGGAGCCGGCCGGCAGCAGGCAGCCGGGGGACGGCGCCGGCCAGCCCAAAGCCCGCGGGGGCGACCTCGTGGCCGGGGGCAAGTGCAGCGCCTGCGGCTCCTTCCTTGGTGCTGCCGCCGGCCGGGGCACGGACGCGCAAGCTGCCCCCGACCTGGCCAAAAGCAGCCCTGCGGCACACAGAAGCGTCCCAGGGGATGGCAGAGGGCCGGGCGCTGCCCAGACAGAGCCTAAAATCCGGCCTCTGGGCCCAGGAGGGTCCCCGCTGTGGATCCTGCCCTCCCGGCAGCGCATCCACACCGAGAAGATCAAGGAGACTTATATCGGGGATGTCACCTACATCGACGAGGTGGACTCGGCCCTGGAGAGCACCGACACCTCCGACGGCTGCCGGACGGACAGCGAGGAGGCCGGACCCCGCAGCCCCCACCTGcgggggcaccgggacccccgcACTCGCGGGCACAGAACTCCCCGCGCTGCCCCGCAGCCGGAGCCGAGGGCCAGGAAGGGGACGTGTGCGGCCAGCGGCGGCCCCGAGGACGGGGACTCGGGTCCGGGCACTGTTTGCCCCCCACCACCGGGAAGAACCAGCAGCCGGGAAGATGGGGAACCCCATCGACATCTGGGGCGCAGCAGCAAGGGAGCGGGGAACACAGCTCGCTCCCCGCTGCAGCCCAGTGAGCCCCTGGAGCCTTCCTCGCAGCTGAGGACCAGCACCCCCATCCCAGGCACCCACGTCCCTGCTCCCCCTCCTACCAAGAAGGCCTGCGCCCAGGTGCCTTGCAGGAAAGCGCtgttctccagcagcagccgccAGGCGCCGAGCCAAGGAGCCCGGGGCCCGGAGCCGGATGCTGGCAGCGCAGCCCCACCGCAGCCCGGGGGCACGGCGGGGCCGGCCGAGCGGCgcagtccctgcagcccccgctGGCTCCCGGGGAGCCCCCTCCGTGCCTTGTCCACCAACAACTGCAACAACACCCACGGGCAGGACGCCCCGGGGGCGGGCAGAG ggacGCTGTCACACCCCGCTGGCAGCCCTGTCACCGCCGTGCCCCCGGAGGATGCTGATCCTGCCGGGGAAGGTGCCGGGATGTCGGGAGCGCAGCCACAGCGGCACCCGGCCGGCAGCGCGGCATACGG gGAGCCGGGGCGGCCTGTGAGCCGCAAGGGCAGCAGCGCTTCGGTGTCGGGGCTGAAGAAGCTCCTGTGCAGCCTGAGCCAGAGCACCAAGCAGCGCCTGGGCCGCTTCCGCTGCTACAGCATGGAGCAGCTGCCGGCCCCCAGCGGCTCCCCGCAGGGCAGCCCCGGCGTCAagaagtcaccatccctgcagtccctgcagctg gtgtcacccTTCTGCCAGCCCCAAAAAGCTGCCTCTGTCCAGAGCCTGCATCCCCAGCTGGGGAAGACACCTCGTGCCAGTGCCTACCTCCTGCCCCAGACCACAGCTGACAG gaaggggggctcggggccgcaGCGCTCGCTGAGCGTGGAGGACATCGGGGCTCCGGGCCAGCTGCGCGCGGTGGGGCGCGTGGTGCAGGTGTTCCCTGATGGCACcagccagctggagctgcagcggCCGCCCCACGGCGCCTTCGGCTTCTCCGTCACctccgggcacggccggcccGACACAG GTGTCTACGTGCAGGAGATGGCGGATGCTGGCACGGCCAAGCTCTACGCGGGGCTCCTGGCCGTGGGGGACGAGATCCTGCAGGTGAACGGCGCGGCCGTctcggggctggggctggccgGGCTCCGGCAGCTGCTGCTGCGCGCTGACAGCCTGTCCTTGCGAGTGCTGCGGCACCGCCCCGCGCCGCGCTAG
- the STX6 gene encoding syntaxin-6, producing the protein MSMEDPFFVVKGEVQKAVNTAQGLFQRWTELLQDPSIATREEIDWTTNELRNNLRSIEWDLEDLDETINILSANPRKFNLDATELGIRKAFITSTRQVVRDMKDQMSNSSMQALAERKNRQALLGESGSQSWSSGPDKYSRLDRELQLANSHFIEEQQAQQQLIVEQQDEQLELVSGSIGVLKNMSQRIGGELEEQAVMLDDFSHELDSTQSRLDNVMKKLAKVSHMTSDRRQWCAIVVLFVILLVVLILFFVL; encoded by the exons atGTCGATGGAGGACCCCTTCTTCGTGGTGAAGGG ggaggtgcAGAAAGCTGTGAACACTGCCCAGGGGCTCTTCCAGAGGTGGACAGAGCTCCTGCAAGATCCCTCCATCGCCACAAGAGAAGAAATCGACTGGACCACTAATGAGCTCAGGAACAACCTGCGGAGCATCGAGTGGGACCTGGAGGACCTGGATGAAACCATTAATATCCTTTCT GCAAACCCACGGAAATTCAACCTCGATGCCACGGAGCTGGGGATCCGCAAGGCCTTCATCACCAGCACGCGCCAGGTGGTCAGG GACATGAAGGATCAGATGTCAAACTCTTCCATGCAAGCACTGgctgaaaggaaaaacaggCAG GCACTCCTGGGAGAGAGTGGGAGTCAGAGTTGGAGCTCTGGACCTGACAAGTACAGCCGTCTGGACCGGGAGCTGCAATTAGCCAATTCACATTTCATCGAGGAGCAGCAAGCTCAGCAACAG CTGATTGTGGAGCAGCAGGATGAGCAGTTGGAGCTGGTCTCTGGCAGCATCGGTGTGCTCAAGAACATGTCCCAGCGCATTGGCGGCGAGCTGGAAGAGCAGGCAGT gatgCTGGATGACTTCTCCCACGAGCTGGACAGCACTCAGTCGCGCCTCGACAACGTCATGAAGAAGCTCGCCAAAGTGTCTCACATGACGAGTG atCGACGGCAGTGGTGTGCAATTGTTGTCCTCTTCGTCATCTTGCTAGTGGTGCTCATCCTGTTTTTTGTCCTGTGA